A stretch of DNA from Gemmatimonadaceae bacterium:
ATCAGCGTCTCCTGCGCGAGTTTCTGCGCGAGCATCTGGCCGATGAGCGCCCGCTCCGCGCGTTCGAGATGTGGGAGCAGGATCCATTGAGCGCGCCGCAACTCGTCGCCGACCCAACGCCATGATTCTCGGAACCGCCGGCCACATCGATCACGGCAAGACGACGCTCGTTCGTGCGCTCACGGGCGTGGACACCGATCGGCTTCCCGAGGAGAAGCGGCGCGGCATAACGATCGAGTTGGGTTTCGCGCCGCTGCACCTCGAGGGCGTCGGAACCGTCGGCGTCGTCGACGTCCCCGGACACGAGGGTTTTGTACGCACAATGCTGGCCGGCGCAACCGGAGTCGATCTGGCGCTCCTCGTCATCGCCGCTGACGAAGGTGTCATGCCGCAAACGCGCGAGCATCTCGCCATTCTTCGTCTGCTCGGCGTCGAGCGCGGCGTCGTTGCGCTCACCAAGTGCGATCTCGTCGATGACGAGTGGCGCGAGCTCGTGGTCGAGGACGTGCGCGCATTGCTCGCCGACACGCCGCTCGCCGATGCGCCGATCGTCGCAACTTCGTCGACGACTGGAGCAGGTCTCGACGATCTGCGTGCGGCAATCAGCGCCGCCGCGCGCGCAGTACCCGCGCGTGCCGGCGACGATCTCTTCCGCATGCCGGTCGATCGCGCATTCACGATCAAGGGCACCGGCACCGTCGTCACTGGCACCGTCTGGTCGGGACGCCTAACGCGTGACGCGACCGTGCGTGTGCTTCCCGTCGATCGCGCCGTGCGCGTACGCGGCATTCAGACCCACGGCGATCAGGTGCAGGTCGCGGAGCCGGGACATCGCACCGCCGTAGCGCTGGCGGGAATCGACGTCGCGGACGTCAACCGCGGCAGCTTCCTCGTCGCCGATGGCGCCTGGCGCGAGTCGAATGTGCTTCGCGCCGAGGTCGTGCTGCTCGACGATGCACCGAAGGCGCTGCGCGCGCGCACTGCCGTACGCTTTCATATCGGCACCGCCGACATCGGAGCACGCGTTGTCGCCTCCGATGGCGTGCTCGCGCCAGGTGAGCGCAAGTTCGCGCGGGTGGTGCTCGACGAACCCGTCGTTCTGCGTGCCGGAGACCGCTTCGTTCTGCGTTCTGCGTCGCCTGCGTCGACGATTGGCGGCGGCATCGTCGTCGATCCATTTGCGACGCGTCGCGCGCGGCCGTGGGAGGTCGAGCCCCATTCGGCGCCGGCGCTGCGATTGGGATTGGCGCTGCGCGAGGCAGGGGAGTCCGGACTCGACGTCGCGTCGCTGCCGATCCGCCTCGGCGTTCTGCCGCGCGAGCTCGAGCCCCTGCTCGGCGACGACACCACGCTTCGCATCAATGGCCGAGTGTACGCATCCGAGGTTGCAGCCTCTCTCGAGTCGCGCCTCGTTAGTCTCGTCGATGACGCGCATCGCGCGCGACCACTCGAGACCGGCGTCTCGCTCCAGGAACTGCGTTCGCGTCTCGCGGCACCACAGGAGCTCATCGACTTCGTCCTTGCGCGAGCCGCGGAGCAGCGCCTCGTCGAGACCGAAGGCGGCACGATCCGCGCGGCGGGATGGTCGCCGCGTCTCACCGACGCGCAACGCGTCCTCCTGGGTGAGATCGACGAGAGCGTTCGTGCCGCGGCGTACGAGCCGCCGAGCGTTGGCGAGCTCACGCCGCGCTTTGGCGCCGTCGTTGCCGACCTGCTTCGTCATCTCGAGCGTCAGAGGCGCGTCGTCGCGGTCGAGCCGGACCGGTACTACAGCACCGAAAGTGTGAACTTGCTCATCGAGCGGTTGCGAACGGGCATGGTGAAGGGTCGGGAGTATTCGCCAGCCGAGCTTCGCGAGCTGCTTGGGTTCTCTCGCAAATTCCTCATTCCATTTCTCGAGTATTGCGATCGGCAGGGTCTCACCACGCGCACGGCAAGCGGTCGAGTGTGGCGCGTTTGACGTTCGCGTCGGCGTGCTCTACCTTCGCAGTATCACCTTGAAGCAGGAGATCGACTCACCGACCTGTTCTGTCAG
This window harbors:
- the selB gene encoding selenocysteine-specific translation elongation factor, which produces MILGTAGHIDHGKTTLVRALTGVDTDRLPEEKRRGITIELGFAPLHLEGVGTVGVVDVPGHEGFVRTMLAGATGVDLALLVIAADEGVMPQTREHLAILRLLGVERGVVALTKCDLVDDEWRELVVEDVRALLADTPLADAPIVATSSTTGAGLDDLRAAISAAARAVPARAGDDLFRMPVDRAFTIKGTGTVVTGTVWSGRLTRDATVRVLPVDRAVRVRGIQTHGDQVQVAEPGHRTAVALAGIDVADVNRGSFLVADGAWRESNVLRAEVVLLDDAPKALRARTAVRFHIGTADIGARVVASDGVLAPGERKFARVVLDEPVVLRAGDRFVLRSASPASTIGGGIVVDPFATRRARPWEVEPHSAPALRLGLALREAGESGLDVASLPIRLGVLPRELEPLLGDDTTLRINGRVYASEVAASLESRLVSLVDDAHRARPLETGVSLQELRSRLAAPQELIDFVLARAAEQRLVETEGGTIRAAGWSPRLTDAQRVLLGEIDESVRAAAYEPPSVGELTPRFGAVVADLLRHLERQRRVVAVEPDRYYSTESVNLLIERLRTGMVKGREYSPAELRELLGFSRKFLIPFLEYCDRQGLTTRTASGRVWRV